CTACACCGACGCCACCGTCGGCACCAGCTCCAAAATCCCTAGCGTGACGATCGTCTTCGGCCAAAAAACCTTCGATCAAAAAATCGATTCCCGAAGAAGCGTGCAGTTGTTCACCAAGACCATTGAGATCGAAGAATCCATCTACGACGGCATGGTCCGGGGGCGAGATCAGATCGATGGCATCCTGGTGCGGGTGCTCGACCAGCAGCGCGTCCTCATCCAAGAGTTCCGCCAAGGACACGCCGGCTTCCAGAGCACCTCCTGGGATGCCGAGGCCGAGAAAAAGCAGTCGTAATACCAAGCTGGAGAATTGGCTGGTAGAATGGCCGAGTGGATTTCGGGCCAGACCAAGGCGCGACGAGGGCGCGGTGCAGGCACCGTAACCGAGGAGCAACGCAGGGCTGGCTCAAAAGACTCCGGCTCTTCCTTCCCCGCGCTTCAGCGTCTCTTCCACACAACACCTCCCCTCCATTCTACCTGTGAATTCTGGAGCTTGGTATTAGCTCGTTTCTCCCGCCCTACTATTTCTCTTTCTCTTGCGCAACCTTTCGCAGTCGGGCCGGTTTGCTTCTTCATGAAGCACCCACTTCTCCTTGCCCTCCTCCTCGTCTCCGCCCTGCCGACCTTTGCGGAAGAACTTCGCACCTTCCGCAACCAAGAAGGCAAATCCCTGCAAGCAGCCCTCGTCTCCCACCGCGGGGATGGGGAGTCGCTTCGTCTTCGCCTGGAAAACGGGGAGCTGGTTGAGGTCGGGCTGGATCTCTTTTCCGAGGCGGACCAGGACCACATCCGAGAATGGATGGCGGTCACCCCGGCGCAAATTGACTACAAGCTCTCGATCAAAGCCCAAAAGGTCAAACTCGACACCCTCCACCGGGACACGAGCGGCTTCTTCGAAAGCGAGGTCAAAGAATTCGCCTACGACATCGCGATCCAAAACCAGGGCCACGAGGAGGTCCCCGGCTTCACCGTAGAATACCAAATCCTGGTGCGGCCTGGCAGTCTGCGCGGCGTGCGCAGCTTGGCCATCAAGCGCACCGAGGGGGAGCACGAGCAAGCGACCGCCCTCGGTTCCCGGAGAGGCCTCGCCTTTCAGACCGCTCCCTTCACCCTCCGCTCCATGGAAGCCGGGGCCCGCAATGAAAGCGCGGACGAATTGCTCGGTCTGCTCGTCCGCGTGGTCAATTCGGAGGGCATTGTCATCCAAGAATTCGAAAGCGGCGGCGCCGGGTTGGCCGGGCAGGAGTGGGGAGAAACCGAAGCCACTCGAGGGAAAGGGCTCCGCAAACGGCTCGGGCTATTTCGTTGAAGCCGTGGCCTCCTTGACGCGCTTGAAGCGACGCAGCGTCTCCTCGCGCTCGCTCTTGTGGTCGACCATCGGGAGCGGGTAGCCCTTGGCCAAAGGCGCCTCCGGCACTTGGTGCAATTTCTTGGGAGCCACATCGCGCAACTCCGGAACCCATTGCTTGATGTATTCGCCCTGGGAATCATAGCGCTCGCTCTGCGACCACGGGTTTTGGATGCGAAAGTAGGGCGCGGCATCCGCGCCCGTGCCCGCACTCCACTGCCAGCCTCCATTGTTGCTGGCGATTTCCCCATCGAGGAGCTTTTGCATGAAATAGCTCTCCCCCGCCCGCCAGTGAATGTGCAGGTCCTTCGTCAAAAACATGGCGGTGATCATGCGACAACGATTGTGCATGAAGCCGCTCCCACGGAGTTCCCGCATGGCGGCATCCACAATGGGGAAGCCCGTCTCTCCCTGACACCACCGTTCCCAAGCCTCACCCCGGCCCTCCTCCCAAACGAGATCGGCCCACTGCGAATTGAAATCCTCTTCCAAGACCTGCGGGTAATGGTGAAGGATGGCCATGTAGAACTCCCGCCACGCCAGCTCCGTCAGGTAGGTGTGGCAACCCTCCCGGGCGCCCTTCTCTCCCGCCGCATCAGCCGCCGCCGCCACCCGCTGGTAAAGCTCCCGCACCGAAAGAAGCCCAAAGCGCAGATCCTGGCTCAATCGTGAAGTCGTCTGGCCAAAGGGCGTATTGCGCGTCTTCTGGTAGCCCGGAATGAGCTGGTCCACCGCGTGGCGCATCCGCTTGCGAGCGGCCTTCTCGCCCGCTGCGACCGGCAAGGGAATCTCCCGCCGGAGTCCCCAAGTGGCCAAGCTCGGGACCTCCCCGGAAGGCACGCCCGAGGGAGCCCGCAGCGAGCGTGGCTTGGGGAGAGGCTCGGCCTTGGGCAGGGCAAACCAGCTCCGCGAGTAGGGCGTGAAAACGCGGTAGGGATCGCCATCCCCCTTCAGCACTTCGGTGGGCCCGTGAAGGACGACCGAGGAAAATTGCTCGAAGAGAAGGCCTTGGCTTTGGCACGAGCTCGCGACCTTCCTTTCTTCTTCCCGGCCGAAAGGGTCGGGCGCGGCGTTCGCGTAGACGGCCTCCGCTTGGATGGCCCCAGCCAGCTGGGCCAGCACCTCATGGGCTCGCCCCTGACGGAAAACCATCTGCCCGCCGAGGCTTTCGATGTTTCCTTGCAAAGCCTTGAGGTTCTCACAGAGGAAGTCCTGCCGATTGGGACCCGTCCACCGGTGCTGGCCCTTCCAAGAACTCACCACATACACCACCAAAACCTCGGCCGCCGCCTGCGCGGCGTGGTAAAGGGCTGGGTTATCGATCACTCTCAGCTCCCGCCTCAGCCAAACCAGCACGCGTCGGTGTTTCTTTTCCGCCATCCCTCCGCCTACGCGCCTCAGGGAAGTCCCGGCCGCTTTCGGCCCGGATTCCCTCCCGGGTTGCGCCAAAATATTTGACACCGGAATGGAACTTTTGGCCCAATTCGCAGACGGTCGCGCAGAAAATTCTTACATTGCTACGCCGGTCTCAGGAGGGTAGCTTCTTCTATGAGAGTCGAAGCAGAAATCGAGGATCCGACTCACCTTAAACTGAAACAACCCCTCAAGGGCTCCGTAGGCAGCGTTGTCGTCTTGGAGATCCTCGAATCCTCCGAGCGGGACGAGTTCCTGACTGGATCTGCGTCCCTGCTGGAAGAGGTCTACAGCGACGACGAGCCAGATTACTCCGAAGCTGGAACGCCCATTCCCTCGACCTGATGATTTCGGAGGGGGATATCGTCGTCGCGGAGCTTCCCCAAGCTGACGGAAACTCAAAAGCAAGACCGGTTCTAATTCTCAGGGAGTTGCCGGGTTTCGGCGATTTTTTGGTCTGTGGCATCAGCACTCAAATCCGCCAGGCGGAAGAAGACTTCGATGTCGTCCTTGGAGAGGACGACGCGGATTTCTCGAGCACCGGATTGAAAGCGACATCCGTGGTGCGGCTCAGTTTCGTCTCCTCCATTCAACTGACAAGAATGAGGAGACATCTCGGAAACGTCTCGTCGACTACTCTCGAAACCCTGCAATCAAATCTAGCGGCGCATCTGATGGCAAGGCACTAGCACAGACGAGGTGCTGCCATGGCAACCTTTAAAGAGCGAGAAAACTTCTCGCCTTCTCAATGGGATTTTGCTACCTTCCCTAGTAGTCGATCCTATCGAAAACGAACCCGCTTCCTTGCTATCTCACTCCACCCCCCGAGTCACTCGCCGGGCTCTCGGGAGCCTTGGCCCTGACCGAGTAGATTTATGAAGAGGCCTCTCACCATCTTGCTGGTGGATGACAACATCCACGATGTCACCATCACCCGAAAGTGCCTCCAGAAAGCCGGGGTCCAAGCAGAGACCATTCACCTCGAAAACGGCCAAGAATGCATGGCCTACCTCCGGCAGCAGGAACCCTATCGCGAGGCCGTTCGTCCCGATCTCGTCCTGCTGGATATCAACATGCCCATCATGACCGGTCGGGAAGTGATGCGCGAAATCAGTCTCGACGACCAGTTACGGCACCTCCCGGTTCTCATTCTCACCACCTCAGCGGCCTCCGAGGATGTCTCCCATATGTATCAACATCGCTGCAGCTCCTACCTGGTGAAACCGGCCGATTTCCAGGAGTTCGTGGCCCTCATCCGGGACGTCATGAACTACTGGAGCAAGTTGGCGAAACTCCCGCCCAAGGACTCGGAGCCAGAAGAAAATGGGCTGCCGTCTTTGAGTGTCTGAGCGGCTGATCATTCGCAAAGCTCCCGTAGTCTAAGCCCTCTCGCCTCCCCACTTGGCAAAGCGGGGTTTGCCCGCTTAGATGAAGGCATGGCTCCCCCTGTGGATGTGACCCAGCCCCTCGGCCTGATCTCCGGCAACGGCCTTTACCCAGCCACCTTCGCCGCGGCCGCTGGCCGGGCCGGGGTCTCGAAGCTGGTGGTGGCGGCCTTCGAAGGGGAGACCGAGCCGGAGTGGGCCCAGGCCGTAGACGCTCTCGCGTGGTTTCGGGTCGGCCAGCTGACCAAGATGATTCGTTTTTTCCAGAGGGAGGGAGTCAGCCAAGCCGTCATGGTGGGGCAGATCGCGCCCCGCCATCTCTTCGATCTTCGCCCGGACATGCGGACGCTTTTGCTCCTGGCGCGAACTCGGCAGCGCAATGCCGAATCGCTCTTTGGCGCCATCGCGGAGGAGCTGGCCAAGGAAGGAATCCATCTCCTGCTGGCCACCACCTTTCTCGAGGAGCAGCTGGCCTCGGAGGGCCATCTGGCGGGCCCGACGCCCAAGGCTCGCCTGTGGGAGGACGCGCACTTTGGTTGGGAAATCGCCAAGGAAACCTCGCGTCTCGACATCGGCCAGAGCGTCATCGTCCGCCACGGCACGGTCCTGGCCGTGGAGGCCTTCGAAGGCACCAACGCCTGCATCGAGCGCGGGGGCGCGCTCGGGCGTGGAAAAGCCCTCCTCGTGAAAGTCTCCAAACCCCAGCAAGATCTCCGCTTTGACGTCCCCGTGATCGGCCCCGCCACCCTCGAGAGCGCAGCGGAAGCCGGACTCCAGGCCATCGCAGTGGAAGCGGGCAAGACCTTGGTGCTGGCGCCCGAGGAAGTGCGGGAGTTGGCCGAGAAGCACCGGATTTCCCTCCTGGGGCTGGCTGCCGAGGCGGCAAATCCCGAGACTTGAGGCTTGAAACTGCGCCCGCCCCGACGACCACTCCTCCCGTGACTACCTCCCCTCCCCCCTTGGCTCGCCTGGCCGTCGTCGGCGTCGGCTCGATCGGCCAAAACCACGCCCGCGTCGTGGCCGAGCTCGAGAACGCGGAACTGAGCGGGATTTATGATGCCGACCCTGACCGCGCCCGGGAAATCGCCAACGCTTTCGGGGCCCGCACCTTCTCTTCCCTGGATGAAGTGATGGCCGCTTCCGACGGCGTCTCCGTGGCCGTGCCCACCGCCTACCACCGGGAAGTGGGGGAGACCCTCCTGCGAGCTGGCAAGCATGTCTTGGTCGAGAAACCGATCGCCAACTCTCTGGAAGAAGCCCGCGCACTCGTCGACCTAGCCAATGAAAAACGCCTCACCCTGCAAGTGGGCCACATCGAGCGATTCAATCCCGTCTTGCAAGAACTCGAAGCGCATCTCGATCACCCCCGCTTCATCGAGGCCCATCGTCTGAGCCCCTTCCCGAAGCGCTCCCTCGATATCGGGGTCGTCCTCGACCTCATGATCCACGACCTCGAGATCATCCTCCACCTCGTCCGCTCGAAGGTCGCCAGCATCGACGCGGTGGGCGTGCCCGTGCTCACCAAACGGGAGGACATCGCCAACGCCCGCCTCCGCTTCGAGAACGGCTGCGTCGCCAACATCACCGCCAGCCGCATCTCGCCCGAGAAGCTCCGCAAGATCCGCGTCTTCCAGGAAAACGCCTACCTCTCGCTCGACTACCAAGAGCAGACCGGACACATCTTCCGTCGGGAGGGTCTCGAGATTTCCCGGGAAGAAGTGGCGGTCGAAAAAGACGAACCTCTCAAGCGGGAACTGCGCTCCTTCGCCGAAAGCGTGGCCACCGGGACCCAACCGAAAGTCTCCGGGCACCAAGGCATGGCCGCCTTGGAACTGGCGCTCGAGGTCACGCGCTTGATCGAAGCGCAGACGGCCACTGCCTCATGACGCTCTTCCTGGTAGCCGGGGAAGCCAGCGGCGATACCCATGGCGTGGAGTTGATGGAGGCCCTCCGTCGGCGCTGCGGCCCGATCGCATGGAAAGGCCTGGGCGGGCCCGCCATGAAGGCCCACGCTCCCCACCCGGACTTTCACGACTGGCTGGAAGAGGCGGCCGTGCTCGGGCTCTGGGAGGTCCTCAAAAAGTATCCTTGGTTTAAGCAACGCTTTCGGGAAACCGTGGCGCGCCTCATGGCCGAGCCGCCGGAGGCCGTCATTCTCATCGACTACCCGGGATTCAACCTCCGCCTGGCCCGCGCCCTACGGAAAAAGAACTTCCCCGGCAAAATCATCTTCTACATCAGTCCTCAGGTCTGGGCCTGGAATCGCGGGCGCATCCCGGCCATGGCTCGGACGCTCGACCTCATGCTCTGCATCTTTCCCTTCGAGAAAGCCCTCTACCAAGCCTCCGGTCTCCCAACCGAGTTTGTGGGCCACCCTCTGGTGGACGAACTGGCCGAAGTCCGCGCCCAAGAGATCGAGCGGGAGCCGGGACTGATCGGGCTCTTTCCCGGTAGCCGTGAGCGCGAAGTCGAGGCCCTGCTCCCCGAAATGCTGCAAGCGATCACCCTCCTGAACGACATCGATCTCTCCTACCGCTTTGTGGTCTCGGCCGCCAATGAGGGCCTGGAGAAACTCATCCAGGAGCGTCTGCGGGCCTTTCCCGACGCACTTCGCTGCACCACCATCCAGAGGGGCGAATCCCGTCGCCTCATGCGCCGCTGTCAAGTGGCCGCCGTAGCCTCCGGCACCGCCACCCTCGAAGCCGCCTTCCTGGGCCTGCCCTACTGTCTCGTCTACAAAGTGGCGCCCTTGACCTACTCGGCGGGTCGAATGCTGGTGCGCATCCCTTACCTCGGGATCGTGAACATCTTGGCAGATCGACCTCTCGTAAAAGAATTGCTCCAGGGGAACGCTCGGGGCGAAAAGATCGCGGGCGAGCTCAAGCGGCTCCTCGACAACGCGGAAAGCCGTCGCACCCTCCAACGGGAATTCCACCAACTGACCAAGCAGCTCGGCCTCGGCGGGACCCACGAACGAGCCGCCGAAGCCATCGCCGACCTGCTCGCATGAAGAAGAAAAAGCCGCTCCTGCCACTCTTGCTGATGTTGCTGCCCTTGGGCATCATCCTCTCGGTGGCCTACACGGCCTACCAGGCTACCCAGCCGAGCGAACAAGAAATCCCCGGCTACCGGGTCAGCGGACAGGATGTCTCCAAGCTCCCGGATAGCGACTCCACGGAAGACTATCTCGACAAGCTCCACGGCCCCCTACTCGGCAATCGTCACCTGGGCGATGCCGAAGCCCGCCAACGGCTCTTGCGGACCCAGCGCTTTCTCGAAGGGTCAGTCGGGTTCGGCAACATGGACTACCAGCCGGAAAAGATCGCCGTGGATGAGGAACTCGCCTCCCTTCTTCTGGTCATCCCGGGGGAGAAACAAACCGCTGGGGCCATCCTGGTCTCGGTCGCTTTCGATAATCCCCCCGGCCAAGACCTCCTCTCCGACGCGGCCAGTGTCACCTTGCTCCTGGAAACCGCCCACAGCTTGGCCGGACCCATTCCCCCGCGCACCGTCTACCTGGCGTTCTTAGCCGATGACGAAGAACTCGCCCGAGTGGACGCCCTCATCCGCCGGCGGGAAGACTTGCCTCTTTGGCAGCACCTGCATTACCTGGGGGAACGCTCGCCACCCTCGACCATGCCCCCGGAAGTGACCTTGCGACGACACACCTTCCCGGGCGATGCCGGCCAGGAAGTCACCCCCCTGGTCCAGCTCGCGATCAATTTGCGTCAAGAACTCATGACAACGCGTTGAAGACAAAGGGGCCCTCTTTCGTCGCCTCTTGCAAGCAACCCATCTTCCACTATGACCCGTCTCGCTCTCCTCCTTGCCACGCTCTGGCTGCCGCTTGGCCTCTCCGCTGAAAGTGTCCTCGAGCGGGTCGCCATCCAGGACACCCCGCCCGACCGCGTCGGCCCCAACTCGGGCTACGCCAACATCGTGGAAAAGACCTCGCCCACCGTCGTGAGCATCGCCTCCTCCCGCATTGTCGAGCGGAGTTCCACCTCCCAAGAGGAAATGCTTTTGCGCCGTTTCTTCGGCAGCCCGCAGAGAGGAGAGCGCTCGGTGGAGCAGAT
This portion of the Verrucomicrobiota bacterium genome encodes:
- a CDS encoding response regulator translates to MKRPLTILLVDDNIHDVTITRKCLQKAGVQAETIHLENGQECMAYLRQQEPYREAVRPDLVLLDINMPIMTGREVMREISLDDQLRHLPVLILTTSAASEDVSHMYQHRCSSYLVKPADFQEFVALIRDVMNYWSKLAKLPPKDSEPEENGLPSLSV
- the lpxI gene encoding UDP-2,3-diacylglucosamine diphosphatase LpxI (LpxI, functionally equivalent to LpxH, replaces it in LPS biosynthesis in a minority of bacteria.), translating into MAPPVDVTQPLGLISGNGLYPATFAAAAGRAGVSKLVVAAFEGETEPEWAQAVDALAWFRVGQLTKMIRFFQREGVSQAVMVGQIAPRHLFDLRPDMRTLLLLARTRQRNAESLFGAIAEELAKEGIHLLLATTFLEEQLASEGHLAGPTPKARLWEDAHFGWEIAKETSRLDIGQSVIVRHGTVLAVEAFEGTNACIERGGALGRGKALLVKVSKPQQDLRFDVPVIGPATLESAAEAGLQAIAVEAGKTLVLAPEEVRELAEKHRISLLGLAAEAANPET
- a CDS encoding Gfo/Idh/MocA family oxidoreductase, producing the protein MTTSPPPLARLAVVGVGSIGQNHARVVAELENAELSGIYDADPDRAREIANAFGARTFSSLDEVMAASDGVSVAVPTAYHREVGETLLRAGKHVLVEKPIANSLEEARALVDLANEKRLTLQVGHIERFNPVLQELEAHLDHPRFIEAHRLSPFPKRSLDIGVVLDLMIHDLEIILHLVRSKVASIDAVGVPVLTKREDIANARLRFENGCVANITASRISPEKLRKIRVFQENAYLSLDYQEQTGHIFRREGLEISREEVAVEKDEPLKRELRSFAESVATGTQPKVSGHQGMAALELALEVTRLIEAQTATAS
- a CDS encoding type II toxin-antitoxin system PemK/MazF family toxin; the encoded protein is MISEGDIVVAELPQADGNSKARPVLILRELPGFGDFLVCGISTQIRQAEEDFDVVLGEDDADFSSTGLKATSVVRLSFVSSIQLTRMRRHLGNVSSTTLETLQSNLAAHLMARH
- the lpxB gene encoding lipid-A-disaccharide synthase, which encodes MTLFLVAGEASGDTHGVELMEALRRRCGPIAWKGLGGPAMKAHAPHPDFHDWLEEAAVLGLWEVLKKYPWFKQRFRETVARLMAEPPEAVILIDYPGFNLRLARALRKKNFPGKIIFYISPQVWAWNRGRIPAMARTLDLMLCIFPFEKALYQASGLPTEFVGHPLVDELAEVRAQEIEREPGLIGLFPGSREREVEALLPEMLQAITLLNDIDLSYRFVVSAANEGLEKLIQERLRAFPDALRCTTIQRGESRRLMRRCQVAAVASGTATLEAAFLGLPYCLVYKVAPLTYSAGRMLVRIPYLGIVNILADRPLVKELLQGNARGEKIAGELKRLLDNAESRRTLQREFHQLTKQLGLGGTHERAAEAIADLLA
- a CDS encoding deoxyribodipyrimidine photo-lyase; amino-acid sequence: MAEKKHRRVLVWLRRELRVIDNPALYHAAQAAAEVLVVYVVSSWKGQHRWTGPNRQDFLCENLKALQGNIESLGGQMVFRQGRAHEVLAQLAGAIQAEAVYANAAPDPFGREEERKVASSCQSQGLLFEQFSSVVLHGPTEVLKGDGDPYRVFTPYSRSWFALPKAEPLPKPRSLRAPSGVPSGEVPSLATWGLRREIPLPVAAGEKAARKRMRHAVDQLIPGYQKTRNTPFGQTTSRLSQDLRFGLLSVRELYQRVAAAADAAGEKGAREGCHTYLTELAWREFYMAILHHYPQVLEEDFNSQWADLVWEEGRGEAWERWCQGETGFPIVDAAMRELRGSGFMHNRCRMITAMFLTKDLHIHWRAGESYFMQKLLDGEIASNNGGWQWSAGTGADAAPYFRIQNPWSQSERYDSQGEYIKQWVPELRDVAPKKLHQVPEAPLAKGYPLPMVDHKSEREETLRRFKRVKEATASTK